DNA from Deltaproteobacteria bacterium:
CCTGAATCTGGTTTGAAGCATTAGGCGAGTAATTTCCATGGCGTCATCGCTATCGATTCCCATCCTAATCATGGATCTCACACTGGCCCTGACACTTTTCGTGGCGCTTTGAGGAAGCCCATCGTCAACCTCGTCGGCCAAGGCGATAGAACAACCGAAAAAAATCACGCACGCGATAATAATAAATATTTTTTTCATGCCGTCACCTCTCACGGGTCTTATCAATATAACGAGCAGCCTCGATGAAGGTTACAATTCAGGGACGTATACACAGTTTTTCGATCCGAAATCATCAAACTGTTTCAATCTACAGGAAGGGATAAAATGTACCCCATCAATCATATAAAAATAAGTAAAGGCACGATTTGCTGGCAAGGTCACTGCCCAGGTTGAGCCGGCTTTTTTTTCAGCAAGGTGAAGTTTGAATCCGTCCAGGGAGGAGGCAAAATAGACTATTACAGCATCAGATTTGTTCAGGTACAGGTAAAGTGAGTTTGTCCCGACCCGATAATGATGACTGCCCCCGCAGCCGGCTAGAGTAGTAGTTAATACGATTGCTGGAAGCAGGTACCACTTCATGTTTAGACCCCAATCCGAAGGATCGAATTCTCACCTCCAAAATCATCCTTTTCTAGAGTCAGAATGGTTGGATCGGCGACCCTCAGCCGGTCCTCGAAAATATAACTAAACTGATGCTCTCCGTGTGGCAATTCAAGAGTGATTTCCCAGTATCCGGTCGTACCTACTCTTTTCAAGGGGACCTTTTGCCACTGCGTGAAACTCCCGGCGATTTCCACTTTTTTTACGTCCGGACGATGGATCACAAACCTATGCGGGGTAGTAGTTATTTTAGCTGGCATCAGCAGGAAGAGCAGGATAGCCGCAGTCACTGCAGCAGCCGGGACCATATATCCAACAGGACGCAGCCATGAGAACGGCTTCCTTTTTTCTGAAGGTAGCACTGCTTCCGGAACACGATCCGTAACGTCGGACCGGAGTCTCTGCTCTAATTGCAGGAGCGCGATGGATTTGTCCTTAAAGGACTTATCCTGATGAACCATTTCAATATATTTGATTTTTTCTTCCATGTTCAGTTCGTTATCGATGAACATACTGATGAGATGATCCATTACTTTTCTCCTACTGTAAGGATTTTTTTAAGCGCAAGGCGGGCCCTATGGACCTTAACCTTCACGTTTGCCTCGCTGATTCCCACCACAGAAGCGATTTCCCGATACGAAAAGTCGCTGCTTATAACCAGAGTTAGGATCTCCCGTTCACCAGGTTCGAGTTCATTCATGGCAGTCAATACCTCCTGGTATTCGCTCCGCACAAGGATAGTGTGTTCGCCATCATTGCTCCTATCACCCGGATTATCATCAAATTTTACGCTGCGCTTCGATTCGCGGTGATGATCGAAAAAGGCGTTCCGGGCAATAGTATATAACAAGGTTTTTTGGGGTTCCTTGTCACCATAGTGCTCTATATGCCGTTTAAAACTTTCCTGCATGAGGTCACCAGCCAGGTAATAGTCACCGGTCATCCGCATCAGGTATCCGAACAGCTGATCTTTGTGCTGTATGTAGAACTCCTTATATTTTTTCATACTGTCTATGGTTATAACGCGAACCAGGTTTAATGGTTACAGATTTTCTAAAAATATAGTCGTTTGAACCAGAACGGATTCGGCATAGAGATATCAATCAAAGATTTATTAGGAAGCCGTACACCTGGAGTTCCGGGGACATCCATGATAAGAGTATGTC
Protein-coding regions in this window:
- a CDS encoding glycogen-binding domain-containing protein — encoded protein: MDHLISMFIDNELNMEEKIKYIEMVHQDKSFKDKSIALLQLEQRLRSDVTDRVPEAVLPSEKRKPFSWLRPVGYMVPAAAVTAAILLFLLMPAKITTTPHRFVIHRPDVKKVEIAGSFTQWQKVPLKRVGTTGYWEITLELPHGEHQFSYIFEDRLRVADPTILTLEKDDFGGENSILRIGV
- a CDS encoding RNA polymerase sigma factor, whose product is MKKYKEFYIQHKDQLFGYLMRMTGDYYLAGDLMQESFKRHIEHYGDKEPQKTLLYTIARNAFFDHHRESKRSVKFDDNPGDRSNDGEHTILVRSEYQEVLTAMNELEPGEREILTLVISSDFSYREIASVVGISEANVKVKVHRARLALKKILTVGEK